A section of the Microbulbifer pacificus genome encodes:
- a CDS encoding TetR/AcrR family transcriptional regulator produces the protein MSTAEQNRRRNQLSPRREPVQARARERARQILDTTGRLLEQVGLNDLTTILIAKELGVSVGSVYHYFPNKHAILYAMGEQWLASLSERLDDMAAGELENLDLRSFLDDLLSRWLSVYREQRGLLPLVQAMWGIPELHQLDERHDEMVINHLVDMFRRLGFRCPPNETNRLARATLETCHAMLLVIVNQQGERSRRTREDLLNMLMVLLEPHRDELKPSGLDDVEAP, from the coding sequence GTGTCGACCGCAGAACAGAATCGCCGCAGAAATCAGTTGTCGCCGCGACGGGAGCCGGTTCAGGCCCGCGCCCGCGAGCGCGCCCGTCAGATACTGGATACCACCGGCCGCCTGCTGGAGCAGGTCGGGCTGAACGACCTCACCACCATCCTGATTGCCAAGGAGCTCGGTGTGTCCGTCGGCTCCGTGTATCACTACTTCCCGAACAAGCACGCGATCCTCTACGCCATGGGCGAGCAGTGGTTGGCGAGCCTCAGCGAGCGCCTCGACGATATGGCCGCGGGCGAGCTGGAGAATCTGGACCTGCGCTCTTTTCTCGATGACCTGTTGAGCCGCTGGCTCTCCGTCTACCGCGAGCAGCGCGGACTGCTGCCCCTGGTGCAGGCGATGTGGGGTATCCCGGAACTGCATCAGCTGGATGAGCGGCACGATGAAATGGTCATCAACCATCTGGTGGATATGTTCCGGCGCCTGGGCTTTCGTTGTCCCCCCAACGAGACCAACCGTCTCGCCCGCGCCACGCTGGAGACATGTCATGCCATGCTGCTGGTTATCGTAAACCAGCAGGGCGAGCGCTCGCGGCGCACCCGAGAGGACCTGCTCAATATGTTGATGGTGTTGCTGGAGCCGCACCGCGACGAATTAAAGCCCTCCGGGCTTGATGATGTGGAGGCGCCGTGA
- a CDS encoding TonB-dependent receptor: MTQSDQPFAGKKHILASTIGAVVFTITSGAIAAPEIEEVTVTAQMRAESLKDVPMSVSAFSGETLKNSNLSDFKDLFAITPGISGDTTDSFFDSVSVRGVNNNSFGTGSDPALGVFLDGVYQSRTGATPTMFDMDRVEIVKGPQGTLFGRNTASGAISMTSRKPGDVFGSEISVNAGEYGRLNVEGAVDMPVSEDFAVRISGIHQEEDGHVKNLAGGRNLGASEADAMRFTGVYEGIEGTTITLLAQYEDRISDGTIYRALGTEGDYDQVYNDQQGTDQAEIADAILNIEREMGDVTFSSITGYKTHNYTYVEDFDGTGQSIDTFVRDQSGEFFSQEFRLTSNNSGPFNWVLGASYYQEDLDAYFAGVDSEDFICAGAMEVDYELGVNSSMTCDELAIVFPDEMDDAFWTGGETWEYAPTAGMAIPGGVVVPDGMSVEEAYTRGEFSGWGVFANTTFDLTESTSLGLGVRYTEDQKKYTVDSPWPDTWTAGWNYQAMFTDGPITGDKTWSNISGRATLNHDFSDSVTAYASVATGYKSGGFDYLTYRINDAAYAEDPDAWLEEYEWTVDSSTGEPNSFDEEQVLSYELGVKARLLDNRLHINAAAFQYTYDDLQQAFFIGAAAVTRNVGESEGQGLEVDARWLITDNLDLYMGLAWLDTEFTGAPEELCEECDGNQMAFSPEFSSATVLTYTTDVGFGSLALSGEYTYTGEQFADLENTEEVKLASRGLVNLRASLTAPSENWTAGVYVENLTGEEYYHWGYAAADYNLPATQTDPSRGRVAGISLDYRF; encoded by the coding sequence ATGACGCAGTCAGATCAACCGTTTGCAGGCAAAAAACATATCCTGGCCTCTACCATTGGTGCCGTTGTATTTACTATCACGAGCGGCGCCATCGCTGCTCCGGAGATCGAAGAGGTGACCGTCACCGCGCAGATGCGTGCCGAGTCCCTGAAAGATGTGCCGATGTCCGTCAGTGCCTTTTCTGGCGAGACCCTCAAAAATTCCAACCTCAGCGACTTCAAGGACCTGTTCGCGATCACCCCCGGTATTTCCGGCGATACCACGGATTCCTTCTTCGATTCCGTGTCCGTACGCGGTGTGAACAACAACAGCTTCGGTACCGGCAGTGACCCGGCGCTGGGCGTGTTCCTCGATGGCGTTTACCAGAGCCGCACTGGCGCCACCCCGACCATGTTCGACATGGATCGTGTGGAAATCGTAAAAGGGCCGCAGGGTACCCTGTTTGGCCGCAATACCGCCTCCGGTGCAATTTCCATGACTTCCCGCAAGCCCGGGGATGTATTTGGCAGCGAGATCTCGGTAAATGCCGGTGAATACGGCCGCCTGAACGTCGAAGGCGCGGTGGATATGCCGGTAAGCGAAGATTTTGCAGTGCGTATTTCTGGTATTCACCAGGAAGAAGACGGTCATGTGAAAAACCTCGCTGGCGGTCGCAACCTGGGTGCCAGCGAGGCAGATGCCATGCGCTTTACCGGTGTGTACGAGGGTATTGAAGGCACCACTATCACCCTGTTGGCACAGTACGAAGACCGCATCAGCGACGGTACCATCTACCGCGCTCTCGGCACCGAGGGCGATTACGATCAGGTCTACAACGATCAGCAGGGTACCGACCAAGCTGAAATCGCCGATGCGATTCTCAACATCGAGCGCGAGATGGGTGATGTGACCTTCAGCTCGATCACCGGTTACAAGACCCATAATTACACCTATGTAGAAGATTTCGACGGCACTGGGCAGTCCATCGACACCTTTGTGCGGGATCAGTCCGGGGAGTTCTTCAGCCAGGAATTCCGCCTGACCTCCAACAATTCCGGCCCGTTCAACTGGGTGCTGGGTGCCAGCTACTACCAGGAAGATCTGGACGCATACTTTGCCGGTGTCGACTCCGAGGACTTCATCTGCGCCGGTGCCATGGAAGTGGACTACGAGCTCGGCGTGAACTCGTCCATGACCTGTGACGAGCTCGCCATAGTATTCCCCGATGAGATGGATGATGCCTTCTGGACCGGTGGCGAAACCTGGGAATACGCGCCCACTGCGGGCATGGCCATTCCCGGTGGCGTGGTAGTGCCCGACGGCATGTCTGTAGAGGAGGCATACACCCGCGGTGAATTCAGCGGCTGGGGCGTATTTGCGAACACCACCTTTGACCTGACCGAGTCCACCAGCCTCGGCCTCGGTGTGCGCTATACCGAAGACCAGAAGAAATACACCGTGGACTCCCCGTGGCCGGACACCTGGACCGCGGGCTGGAACTACCAGGCCATGTTTACCGATGGTCCGATTACCGGCGACAAGACCTGGAGCAACATTTCCGGTCGCGCCACGCTGAACCACGATTTCTCCGATTCCGTTACCGCTTACGCCAGTGTGGCTACCGGTTACAAGTCCGGCGGTTTCGATTACCTGACCTACCGCATCAATGATGCGGCCTATGCCGAAGATCCGGATGCCTGGCTGGAAGAGTATGAGTGGACCGTCGACAGCTCCACCGGTGAGCCCAACAGCTTTGATGAAGAGCAGGTTCTGTCCTATGAGCTGGGTGTGAAGGCCCGTCTGCTGGACAACCGCCTGCACATCAACGCGGCCGCATTCCAGTACACCTACGACGACCTGCAGCAGGCCTTCTTCATTGGCGCCGCGGCGGTAACCCGCAACGTGGGTGAAAGTGAAGGGCAGGGTCTAGAAGTGGATGCCCGCTGGCTGATTACCGACAATCTGGATCTGTACATGGGGCTCGCCTGGCTCGATACCGAGTTCACCGGTGCGCCGGAAGAGTTGTGCGAGGAGTGCGACGGCAACCAGATGGCATTCTCTCCGGAGTTTTCCTCGGCAACCGTGCTGACCTACACCACCGATGTGGGCTTCGGCAGCCTGGCCCTTTCCGGTGAGTACACCTATACCGGTGAGCAGTTCGCCGACCTGGAAAACACCGAAGAGGTGAAGCTGGCGAGCCGCGGACTGGTTAATCTGCGTGCTTCGCTCACCGCGCCCAGCGAAAACTGGACCGCCGGTGTTTACGTGGAAAACCTGACCGGTGAGGAGTATTACCACTGGGGCTACGCGGCAGCAGATTACAACCTGCCGGCCACCCAGACCGACCCGTCTCGCGGACGTGTGGCGGGAATCAGCCTCGACTACCGTTTCTGA
- a CDS encoding NAD(P)/FAD-dependent oxidoreductase, translated as MPVSGTVTKLLGHTDSYYAASANDTPAYDALEGVVEADVCVIGAGYTGLSTALHLAERGFKVVVLEAERIAWGASGRNGGHVGVGQRKGQEDLEKMLGVDTAKVLWDMGLEAVQLVEDLIHKHNIQCDLKRGIMHLAAKPSHDAWLKEEVEVLNQRYGYDKMRYAERDEVRSLVGSERFYGGQVDSGSLHLHPLNYALGLAAAAEKAGVQFFEHSRVTSYHGGNPCIVNTARGSVRARNVVLACNGYLGGLEPRMAGRIMPINNFVLATEPLPQELARELIANDYALQDTLFVINYWKLSGDNRLVFGGGENYSSRFPQDIRAFVRKYMLEIYPQLADTRIDFGWGGTLAITLNRMPSIGRLEPNVYYSQGYSGHGVPTATFAGKILAEVLAGTEERFDILARIPTPSFPGGTLLRWPGLVAGMLYYSLKDKLGR; from the coding sequence ATGCCAGTCAGTGGAACTGTTACCAAGCTGCTCGGCCACACCGATTCCTATTACGCCGCAAGCGCCAATGATACGCCGGCATACGACGCACTCGAGGGAGTGGTTGAGGCTGACGTGTGCGTTATTGGTGCGGGTTATACCGGGCTCTCGACCGCGCTGCATCTCGCCGAGCGCGGTTTCAAGGTGGTAGTGCTTGAGGCTGAGCGCATCGCCTGGGGCGCTTCTGGCCGCAACGGCGGCCACGTTGGCGTGGGCCAGCGCAAAGGCCAGGAAGACCTGGAGAAAATGCTCGGCGTCGATACCGCCAAAGTCCTTTGGGATATGGGGCTTGAAGCGGTGCAGCTGGTAGAGGATCTGATCCACAAGCACAACATCCAGTGCGATCTCAAGCGCGGCATCATGCACCTGGCGGCAAAGCCCAGTCACGACGCCTGGCTGAAGGAAGAAGTGGAAGTGCTGAACCAGCGCTACGGCTACGACAAAATGCGCTATGCCGAGCGCGACGAGGTGCGGTCACTGGTGGGCTCCGAGCGATTTTACGGTGGTCAGGTGGATAGCGGGTCTCTGCATCTGCATCCACTCAATTACGCGCTGGGGCTCGCCGCAGCGGCAGAAAAAGCCGGGGTGCAGTTTTTTGAACACAGTCGGGTCACCAGCTATCACGGTGGCAATCCCTGTATTGTGAATACCGCGAGGGGCAGTGTGCGCGCCCGCAATGTAGTGCTTGCCTGTAATGGCTATCTCGGCGGCCTGGAACCGAGGATGGCGGGGCGCATCATGCCTATCAATAACTTTGTGCTGGCGACCGAGCCGCTTCCGCAGGAGCTTGCGCGGGAGCTGATCGCAAACGACTACGCGCTCCAGGACACGCTGTTTGTCATCAATTACTGGAAACTCTCCGGTGACAACCGCTTGGTCTTCGGTGGGGGAGAGAATTACTCCTCCCGATTCCCTCAGGACATTCGCGCTTTCGTGCGCAAGTACATGCTGGAAATCTATCCGCAACTCGCAGATACCCGCATCGATTTTGGCTGGGGGGGCACGCTCGCCATCACCCTGAACAGAATGCCCAGCATCGGCCGGCTTGAGCCGAATGTGTACTACAGCCAGGGCTATTCGGGGCACGGCGTTCCGACGGCTACCTTCGCCGGGAAAATACTCGCAGAAGTGCTTGCCGGCACCGAGGAAAGGTTTGATATATTGGCGCGCATTCCAACGCCCAGCTTCCCCGGTGGAACACTGTTGCGTTGGCCTGGGCTGGTAGCGGGAATGCTCTATTACAGCTTGAAGGACAAGCTGGGCCGGTAA
- a CDS encoding glutamine synthetase family protein produces the protein MDKITQWLAEHSISEVECLVPDMAGNARGKFTPTSKFLTQDSRLPESILVQTVTGDYVDEHNELVDPADTDMLLEPDPGTIRLNPWANEPTAQIIHDCYTRDGKLHPIATRNILRFVLDKYAEQGWQPVVAPEVEFYLVKRNLDPDEKLSAPVGRSGRTEKTRQSYSIDAANEYEAIIEDMYDFCEAQGLDVDTLIHESGTAQMEINFLHGDPLNLADQVFTFKRTVRETALRHGIYATFMAKPMEDEPGSALHLHQSVLDIKTGKNIFVDDDGNETELFKHFIGGTQEFTPGFITFFAPNVNSYRRFTPEMAAPTSLHWGYENRTTGLRVPDSAPQAKRLENRFPGADCNPYLAIAASLACGFLGMMKKVKPSEPYQGSCASEPITLPRTQEHALNLLAECPEAAEMFGEKFVRAWAAIKRDEYEEFNRVISSWEREYLLLNV, from the coding sequence ATGGACAAGATTACCCAGTGGCTCGCAGAACACTCAATTTCCGAGGTCGAGTGCCTGGTACCGGACATGGCCGGAAACGCGCGGGGTAAATTTACCCCCACCTCCAAATTTCTCACCCAGGACAGCCGACTGCCGGAGAGTATCCTGGTGCAGACTGTTACCGGCGACTACGTCGACGAACACAATGAACTGGTGGACCCGGCAGATACCGACATGCTGCTGGAACCAGACCCCGGAACCATCCGGCTGAACCCTTGGGCCAACGAGCCCACTGCGCAGATCATTCACGACTGCTACACCCGCGACGGCAAGCTCCACCCTATTGCCACCCGCAATATTCTCAGGTTCGTACTCGACAAATACGCCGAACAGGGCTGGCAACCGGTGGTTGCCCCGGAAGTGGAGTTCTACCTGGTCAAACGCAATCTCGACCCGGATGAAAAACTTTCCGCTCCGGTCGGCCGCTCCGGGCGCACCGAGAAAACCCGGCAGTCCTACAGCATCGACGCCGCCAACGAGTACGAGGCGATCATCGAGGACATGTACGATTTCTGTGAAGCCCAGGGGCTCGATGTGGACACCCTGATTCATGAATCCGGCACCGCGCAGATGGAAATCAACTTCCTGCACGGGGATCCCCTGAATCTCGCCGACCAGGTGTTTACCTTCAAGCGCACCGTGCGCGAAACCGCGCTGCGCCACGGCATTTACGCCACCTTTATGGCAAAGCCGATGGAAGACGAACCCGGTAGCGCACTGCACCTGCACCAGAGCGTTCTGGACATCAAAACCGGCAAGAATATCTTTGTCGATGACGATGGCAATGAGACCGAACTGTTCAAGCACTTTATCGGCGGCACACAGGAATTTACCCCGGGCTTTATCACCTTTTTCGCCCCCAACGTGAATTCCTATCGTCGATTCACCCCGGAGATGGCGGCACCGACCAGCCTGCACTGGGGCTACGAGAATCGCACCACCGGCCTGCGCGTTCCCGACAGTGCCCCCCAGGCAAAACGTCTGGAAAACCGCTTCCCCGGTGCCGACTGCAACCCGTATCTGGCGATTGCCGCATCCCTCGCCTGCGGTTTTCTCGGCATGATGAAAAAGGTCAAACCGAGCGAACCCTACCAGGGCAGCTGCGCGTCCGAACCCATCACCCTGCCCCGCACCCAGGAACACGCACTGAACCTGCTGGCCGAGTGCCCCGAGGCGGCGGAAATGTTTGGCGAAAAGTTCGTGCGCGCCTGGGCGGCGATCAAACGCGACGAGTACGAAGAGTTCAACCGTGTAATCAGCTCATGGGAGCGGGAATATTTGCTGCTGAACGTATAA